A genomic region of Candidatus Bathyarchaeota archaeon contains the following coding sequences:
- a CDS encoding DNA-directed RNA polymerase subunit K, with the protein MEAELIGPRKLTRFEKTRIVGARAMQIAMGAPVLIDVPPNVKSPIDIALLELKEGVLPISIRRQLPDGTSQNIPLKLLLESEED; encoded by the coding sequence ATTGAAGCCGAACTCATCGGTCCCAGGAAACTTACTCGTTTTGAAAAAACTAGAATTGTTGGAGCGAGAGCAATGCAAATAGCTATGGGCGCACCAGTATTAATAGATGTTCCACCAAATGTTAAATCTCCAATCGATATAGCTCTTCTAGAGTTAAAAGAAGGTGTCTTACCAATAAGTATTAGACGACAATTACCAGATGGAACAAGCCAAAATATCCCCTTAAAACTTCTTTTAGAGTCTGAAGAAGATTAA